One window of Myripristis murdjan chromosome 8, fMyrMur1.1, whole genome shotgun sequence genomic DNA carries:
- the limd2 gene encoding LIM domain-containing protein 2, which yields MDTRNTTEEKPVQRSKSFSFKTQREVCSSCEKTVYPMERLVANNLIFHSTCFCCKHCNTKLSLGTYAALQGEFYCKPHFQQLFKSKGNYDEGFGRKQHKELWASKEAGNATKTT from the exons gaCACCAGGAACACCACTGAAGAGAAACCTGTCCAGCGATCTAAG TCCTTCAGCTTTAAGACTCAAAGGGAAGTGTGTTCATCATGTGAGAAGACGGTCTACCCCATGGAGAGATTGGTTGCCAACAACCTGATTTTCCATTCGACCTGCTTCTGTTGCAAGCACTGCAACACCAAACTCAG CCTTGGCACCTACGCAGCTCTTCAGGGTGAATTTTACTGCAAACCCCATTTCCAGCAGCTCTTCAAAAGCAAAGGCAACTATGACGAGGGCTTTGGACGCAAACAGCACAAGGAGCTGTGGGCCTCCAAGGAGGCAGGGAACGCCACCAAGACGACATAA